One window of the Pyrus communis chromosome 17, drPyrComm1.1, whole genome shotgun sequence genome contains the following:
- the LOC137723314 gene encoding transcription factor KUA1-like, with protein sequence MTRRCSHCSHNGHNSRTCPNRGVKLFGVRLTDGSIRKSASMGNLTHYAGLGSGLLPNNPDSPGDTTNDHATADGYASEDFVPGSSSSRERKKGTPWTEEEHRMFLLGLQKLGKGDWRGIARNYVISRTPTQVASHAQKYFIRQTNVSRRKRRSSLFDIVADDSVETQMEPLDLLPGNYPEAETQSNNPLPAPPPLDEECESMDSTNSDGEPAAPNPDTSQSYYPMVCPAYFSPFPIPYPLWSGYTTEPTMTDKHEVLKPTAIHSKSPINVDELVGMSKLSLGEPLGHSGPSSLTLKMVEGSSRQSAFQANPGSGNSSMNSGSSPIHAV encoded by the exons ATGACTCGGAGGTGCtcgcattgcagccacaatggCCACAACTCGCGGACGTGTCCGAACCGAGGGGTCAAGCTCTTCGGTGTACGATTGACCGACGGCTCCATCAGAAAGAGCGCTAGTATGGGCAATCTGACTCACTATGCCGGGTTGGGTTCGGGTCTCCTCCCCAACAATCCGGATTCTCCTGGTGACACTACCAACGACCATGCCACTGCGGACGGCTATGCCTCTGAGGACTTCGTGCCCGGATCGTCTTCGAGCCGCGAACGCAAAAAAG gCACTCCATGGACTGAAGAGGAACATAGGATGTTTTTGCTCGGACTGCAGAAGCTTGGTAAAGGTGATTGGCGTGGAATAGCTCGCAATTACGTCATATCAAGAACACCTACTCAAGTGGCTAGCCATGCTCAGAAATATTTTATTAGGCAGACTAATGTGTCAAGGAGAAAAAGACGTTCCAGCCTCTTTGATATTGTAGCAGATGAT TCAGTTGAAACCCAAATGGAACCACTGGACCTCTTACCTGGTAACTATCCAGAAGCTGAAACTCAAAGCAATAATCCATTGCCTGCTCCTCCACCTTTGGATGAAGAATGCGAATCAATGGATTCCACCAACTCAGATGGAGAACCGGCCGCTCCAAATCCCGATACCTCACAGTCATATTACCCAATGGTATGTCCTGCTTATTTCTCACCTTTCCCGATTCCTTATCCCTTGTGGTCTGGATACACTACCGAGCCCACTATGACGGATAAACATGAGGTTCTGAAGCCAACGGCAATACATTCAAAGAGCCCGATAAATGTTGATGAGCTAGTAGGCATGTCAAAACTGAGTTTAGGGGAGCCTCTAGGTCATTCTGGTCCGTCCTCGCTTACACTAAAAATGGTTGAAGGGTCGTCTAGGCAGTCTGCTTTCCAAGCAAATCCAGGTTCCGGCAATTCAAGCATGAATTCAGGTAGTAGCCCTATCCACGCAGTTTAG